From Erinaceus europaeus chromosome 9, mEriEur2.1, whole genome shotgun sequence, one genomic window encodes:
- the PDLIM7 gene encoding PDZ and LIM domain protein 7 isoform X1, translated as MDSFKVVLEGPAPWGFRLQGGKDFNVPLSISRLTPGGKAAQAGVAVGDWVLSIDGENAGALTHIEAQNKIRACGERLSLGLSRAQPAQSKQQKALAPAAEPPRYTFAPSASLNKTARPFGAPPPADNAPQQNGQPLRPLVPDASKQRLMENTEDWRPRPGTGQSRSFRILAHLTGTEFMQDPDEEQLKMSSQVTRTEAPAPASAPAQDPWPGPPTPSPTSRPPWAVDPAFAERYAPDKTSTVLTRHSQPATPTPLQNRTSIVQAATGGSNGKTPVCHQCHKVIRGRYLVALGHAYHPEEFVCSQCGKVLEEGGFFEEKGSIFCPPCYDMRYAPSCAKCKKKITGEIMHALKMTWHVQCFTCAACKTPIRNRAFYMEEGVPYCERDYEKMFGTKCRGCDFKIDAGDRFLEALGFSWHDTCFVCAICQINLEGKTFYSKKDKPLCKSHAFSHV; from the exons ATGGACTCCTTCAAGGTGGTGCTGGAGGGGCCAGCACCTTGGGGCTTCCGGCTACAAGGGGGCAAGGACTTCAATgtacctctctccatctcccgg CTCACTCCTGGGGGCAAGGCAGCTCAGGCCGGGGTGGCTGTAGGGGACTGGGTGCTGAGCATCGACGGCGAGAATGCAGGAGCCCTCACACACATTGAAGCCCAGAATAAGATCCGGGCCTGCGGGGAGCGCCTCAGCCTGGGGCTCAGCAG GGCCCAGCCTGCACAGAGTAAACAGCAGAAG GCCCTGGCCCCTGCCGCGGAACCCCCGCGGTACACTTTTGCTCCCAGTGCCTCCCTCAACAAGACGGCCCGGCCCTTCGGGGCGCCCCCACCAGCTGACAACGCCCCGCAGCAGAATGG ACAGCCGCTCCGGCCGCTGGTCCCCGATGCCAGCAAGCAGCGGCTGATGGAGAACACGGAGGACTGGCGGCCGAGGCCAGGGACAGGCCAGTCACGTTCCTTTCGCATCCTTGCCCACCTCACGGGCACCGAGTTCA TGCAAGACCCGGATGAGGAGCAACTGAAGATGTCAAG CCAGGTGACCAGGACAGAAGCCCCTGCCCCAGCCTCAGCTCCAGCCCAGGACCCCTGGCCTG GCCCCCCTACCCCTAGCCCCACCAGCCGCCCTCCCTGGGCCGTGGACCCTGCATTTGCTGAGCGTTATGCCCCGGACAAGACTAGCACCGTGCTGACCCGCCACAGCCAGCCTGCCACACCCACGCCTCTGCAGAACCGGACCTCCATCGTGCAGGCCGCCACGGGAGGCAGTAACGGCAAGACACCTGTGTGCCACCAATGTCACAAGGTCATCCG GGGCCGCTACCTGGTGGCGCTGGGTCATGCCTACCACCCTGAAGAGTTTGTGTGCAGCCAGTGTGGCAAGGTCCTGGAAGAGGGCGGCTTCTTTGAGGAGAAAGGCTCCATCTTCTGTCCACCCTGCTATGATATGCGCTACGCACCCAGCTGTGCCAAGTGCAAGAAGAAGATCACAGGC GAGATCATGCACGCTCTAAAGATGACCTGGCACGTGCAATGCTTCACCTGTGCCGCCTGCAAGACACCCATTCGAAACAGGGCTTTTTACATGGAAGAAGGGGTGCCCTACTGCGAGCGAG ACTACGAGAAGATGTTTGGCACCAAATGCCGTGGTTGTGACTTCAAGATAGACGCCGGCGACCGTTTCCTGGAGGCGCTGGGCTTCAGCTGGCATGACACGTGCTTCGTGTGTGCG ATCTGTCAGATCAACCTGGAAGGAAAGACCTTCTACTCCAAGAAGGATAAGCCCCTTTGCAAGAGCCACGCCTTCTCTCACGTGTGA
- the DOK3 gene encoding docking protein 3 encodes MESLETPVKDGVLYQQHVKFGKKSWRKVWALLYAGGPSGVARLESWEVRDGGLGPGSDRSAGPGRRGERRVIRLADCVSVLPADGENCPRDTGAFLLTTTERSHLLAAQHRQEWMGPICQLAFPGTGECSAEAEAPKRGLVPMEENSIYSSWQEGGEFPVLVQRTEAATRCQLKGPCLLVLDTTAIRLHQAADAPALYSWPYRFLRKFGSHKDVFSFEAGRRCESGEGLFAFSSPRAHDLCGAVAAAIARQREHLPEPAAARPCPLPRATSLPSLEPPGELRELPAGLEPLGARRALLAEPGPQSLPLRLDAEPAAALYAAVCKRASGPPGPEHLYENLRGLDAGPRAPPDGGAPHSPSASPVYRNSEDLSWPGAGAAPDNSLEAQYRRLLELELAGGEETGAAGRGGGQAGFKAKLVTLLSRERRKGPVPCERP; translated from the exons ATGGAGTCTCTGGAGACCCCAGTCAAGGACGGCGTCCTCTACCAGCAGCATGTCAAGTTCGGCAAG aaaTCCTGGCGGAAAGTGTGGGCTCTGCTGTATGCAGGAGGCCCGTCAGGCGTGGCCAGGTTGGAGAGCTGGGAGGTCCGAGATGGTGGCCTTGGACCTGGGAGTGACAGGTCTGCGGGGCCTGGCCGGCGTGGGGAGCGGAGGGTCATCCGCCTGGCCGACTGTGTGTCTGTGCTGCCTGCTGATGGTGAGAACTGCCCTCGGGACACTGGCGCCTTCCTGCTCACCACCACGGAGCGAAGCCACCTGCTGGCTGCACAGCACCGCCAGGAGTGGATGGGCCCCATCTGCCAGCTGGCTTTCCCG GGCACAGGGGAATGCTCAGCAGAAGCAGAGGCTCCCAAGAGGGGCCTGGTCCCCATGGAGGAGAACTCCATCTACTCGTCGTGGCAGGAAG GAGGCGAGTTTCCCGTGCTGGTGCAGAGGACCGAGGCGGCCACCCGCTGCCAGCTGAAGGGGCCCTGCCTCCTGGTGCTGGACACCACGGCCATCCGGCTGCACCAGGCGGCAGATGCGCCTGCGCTCTACAGCTGGCCCTACCGCTTCCTGCGCAAGTTCGGTTCCCACAAG GACGTGTTCTCCTTCGAAGCCGGCCGCCGCTGCGAGTCGGGCGAGGGCCTGTTCGCCTTCAGCAGCCCCCGCGCCCACGACCTGTGCGGGGCCGTGGCCGCCGCCATCGCCCGCCAGCGGGAGCACCTGCCCGAGCCCGCGGCCGCCCGGCCCTGCCCGCTGCCCAGGGCCACCTCGCTGCCCTCCCTGGAGCCCCCGGGCGAGCTGCGGGAGCTGCCTGCGGGGCTGGAGCCGCTGGGTGCGCGCAGGGCGCTGCTGGCAGAGCCGGGCCCGCAGAGCCTCCCGCTGCGGCTGGACGCCGAGCCCGCCGCCGCCCTCTACGCCGCCGTGTGCAAGCGCGCCAGCGGCCCGCCGGGCCCCGAGCACCTCTACGAGAACCTGCGCGGGCTGGACGCCGGCCCCAGGGCGCCCCCTGACGGCGGCGCGCCGCACAGCCCGTCGGCCAGCCCGGTGTACCGCAACAGCGAGGACCTGAGCTGGCCCGGCGCGGGAGCCGCCCCCGACAACAGCCTGGAGGCCCAGTACCGCCGgctgctggagctggagctggcgGGCGGCGAGGAGACGGGCGCGGCGGGGCGCGGCGGCGGGCAGGCGGGCTTCAAGGCCAAGCTGGTGACGCTGCTgagcagggagaggaggaagggcccAGTGCCCTGCGAGCGGCCCTGA
- the PDLIM7 gene encoding PDZ and LIM domain protein 7 isoform X2 produces MDSFKLTPGGKAAQAGVAVGDWVLSIDGENAGALTHIEAQNKIRACGERLSLGLSRAQPAQSKQQKALAPAAEPPRYTFAPSASLNKTARPFGAPPPADNAPQQNGQPLRPLVPDASKQRLMENTEDWRPRPGTGQSRSFRILAHLTGTEFMQDPDEEQLKMSSQVTRTEAPAPASAPAQDPWPGPPTPSPTSRPPWAVDPAFAERYAPDKTSTVLTRHSQPATPTPLQNRTSIVQAATGGSNGKTPVCHQCHKVIRGRYLVALGHAYHPEEFVCSQCGKVLEEGGFFEEKGSIFCPPCYDMRYAPSCAKCKKKITGEIMHALKMTWHVQCFTCAACKTPIRNRAFYMEEGVPYCERDYEKMFGTKCRGCDFKIDAGDRFLEALGFSWHDTCFVCAICQINLEGKTFYSKKDKPLCKSHAFSHV; encoded by the exons ATGGACTCCTTCAAG CTCACTCCTGGGGGCAAGGCAGCTCAGGCCGGGGTGGCTGTAGGGGACTGGGTGCTGAGCATCGACGGCGAGAATGCAGGAGCCCTCACACACATTGAAGCCCAGAATAAGATCCGGGCCTGCGGGGAGCGCCTCAGCCTGGGGCTCAGCAG GGCCCAGCCTGCACAGAGTAAACAGCAGAAG GCCCTGGCCCCTGCCGCGGAACCCCCGCGGTACACTTTTGCTCCCAGTGCCTCCCTCAACAAGACGGCCCGGCCCTTCGGGGCGCCCCCACCAGCTGACAACGCCCCGCAGCAGAATGG ACAGCCGCTCCGGCCGCTGGTCCCCGATGCCAGCAAGCAGCGGCTGATGGAGAACACGGAGGACTGGCGGCCGAGGCCAGGGACAGGCCAGTCACGTTCCTTTCGCATCCTTGCCCACCTCACGGGCACCGAGTTCA TGCAAGACCCGGATGAGGAGCAACTGAAGATGTCAAG CCAGGTGACCAGGACAGAAGCCCCTGCCCCAGCCTCAGCTCCAGCCCAGGACCCCTGGCCTG GCCCCCCTACCCCTAGCCCCACCAGCCGCCCTCCCTGGGCCGTGGACCCTGCATTTGCTGAGCGTTATGCCCCGGACAAGACTAGCACCGTGCTGACCCGCCACAGCCAGCCTGCCACACCCACGCCTCTGCAGAACCGGACCTCCATCGTGCAGGCCGCCACGGGAGGCAGTAACGGCAAGACACCTGTGTGCCACCAATGTCACAAGGTCATCCG GGGCCGCTACCTGGTGGCGCTGGGTCATGCCTACCACCCTGAAGAGTTTGTGTGCAGCCAGTGTGGCAAGGTCCTGGAAGAGGGCGGCTTCTTTGAGGAGAAAGGCTCCATCTTCTGTCCACCCTGCTATGATATGCGCTACGCACCCAGCTGTGCCAAGTGCAAGAAGAAGATCACAGGC GAGATCATGCACGCTCTAAAGATGACCTGGCACGTGCAATGCTTCACCTGTGCCGCCTGCAAGACACCCATTCGAAACAGGGCTTTTTACATGGAAGAAGGGGTGCCCTACTGCGAGCGAG ACTACGAGAAGATGTTTGGCACCAAATGCCGTGGTTGTGACTTCAAGATAGACGCCGGCGACCGTTTCCTGGAGGCGCTGGGCTTCAGCTGGCATGACACGTGCTTCGTGTGTGCG ATCTGTCAGATCAACCTGGAAGGAAAGACCTTCTACTCCAAGAAGGATAAGCCCCTTTGCAAGAGCCACGCCTTCTCTCACGTGTGA
- the PDLIM7 gene encoding PDZ and LIM domain protein 7 isoform X3, giving the protein MDSFKVVLEGPAPWGFRLQGGKDFNVPLSISRLTPGGKAAQAGVAVGDWVLSIDGENAGALTHIEAQNKIRACGERLSLGLSRAQPAQSKQQKVQTPDKQPLRPLVPDASKQRLMENTEDWRPRPGTGQSRSFRILAHLTGTEFMQDPDEEQLKMSSQVTRTEAPAPASAPAQDPWPGPPTPSPTSRPPWAVDPAFAERYAPDKTSTVLTRHSQPATPTPLQNRTSIVQAATGGSNGKTPVCHQCHKVIRGRYLVALGHAYHPEEFVCSQCGKVLEEGGFFEEKGSIFCPPCYDMRYAPSCAKCKKKITGEIMHALKMTWHVQCFTCAACKTPIRNRAFYMEEGVPYCERDYEKMFGTKCRGCDFKIDAGDRFLEALGFSWHDTCFVCAICQINLEGKTFYSKKDKPLCKSHAFSHV; this is encoded by the exons ATGGACTCCTTCAAGGTGGTGCTGGAGGGGCCAGCACCTTGGGGCTTCCGGCTACAAGGGGGCAAGGACTTCAATgtacctctctccatctcccgg CTCACTCCTGGGGGCAAGGCAGCTCAGGCCGGGGTGGCTGTAGGGGACTGGGTGCTGAGCATCGACGGCGAGAATGCAGGAGCCCTCACACACATTGAAGCCCAGAATAAGATCCGGGCCTGCGGGGAGCGCCTCAGCCTGGGGCTCAGCAG GGCCCAGCCTGCACAGAGTAAACAGCAGAAG GTGCAGACCCCTGACAA ACAGCCGCTCCGGCCGCTGGTCCCCGATGCCAGCAAGCAGCGGCTGATGGAGAACACGGAGGACTGGCGGCCGAGGCCAGGGACAGGCCAGTCACGTTCCTTTCGCATCCTTGCCCACCTCACGGGCACCGAGTTCA TGCAAGACCCGGATGAGGAGCAACTGAAGATGTCAAG CCAGGTGACCAGGACAGAAGCCCCTGCCCCAGCCTCAGCTCCAGCCCAGGACCCCTGGCCTG GCCCCCCTACCCCTAGCCCCACCAGCCGCCCTCCCTGGGCCGTGGACCCTGCATTTGCTGAGCGTTATGCCCCGGACAAGACTAGCACCGTGCTGACCCGCCACAGCCAGCCTGCCACACCCACGCCTCTGCAGAACCGGACCTCCATCGTGCAGGCCGCCACGGGAGGCAGTAACGGCAAGACACCTGTGTGCCACCAATGTCACAAGGTCATCCG GGGCCGCTACCTGGTGGCGCTGGGTCATGCCTACCACCCTGAAGAGTTTGTGTGCAGCCAGTGTGGCAAGGTCCTGGAAGAGGGCGGCTTCTTTGAGGAGAAAGGCTCCATCTTCTGTCCACCCTGCTATGATATGCGCTACGCACCCAGCTGTGCCAAGTGCAAGAAGAAGATCACAGGC GAGATCATGCACGCTCTAAAGATGACCTGGCACGTGCAATGCTTCACCTGTGCCGCCTGCAAGACACCCATTCGAAACAGGGCTTTTTACATGGAAGAAGGGGTGCCCTACTGCGAGCGAG ACTACGAGAAGATGTTTGGCACCAAATGCCGTGGTTGTGACTTCAAGATAGACGCCGGCGACCGTTTCCTGGAGGCGCTGGGCTTCAGCTGGCATGACACGTGCTTCGTGTGTGCG ATCTGTCAGATCAACCTGGAAGGAAAGACCTTCTACTCCAAGAAGGATAAGCCCCTTTGCAAGAGCCACGCCTTCTCTCACGTGTGA
- the PDLIM7 gene encoding PDZ and LIM domain protein 7 isoform X4, whose product MDSFKVVLEGPAPWGFRLQGGKDFNVPLSISRLTPGGKAAQAGVAVGDWVLSIDGENAGALTHIEAQNKIRACGERLSLGLSRAQPAQSKQQKALAPAAEPPRYTFAPSASLNKTARPFGAPPPADNAPQQNGQPLRPLVPDASKQRLMENTEDWRPRPGTGQSRSFRILAHLTGTEFMQDPDEEQLKMSREKYVLELQSPRYTRLRDWHHQRSAHMFNVQS is encoded by the exons ATGGACTCCTTCAAGGTGGTGCTGGAGGGGCCAGCACCTTGGGGCTTCCGGCTACAAGGGGGCAAGGACTTCAATgtacctctctccatctcccgg CTCACTCCTGGGGGCAAGGCAGCTCAGGCCGGGGTGGCTGTAGGGGACTGGGTGCTGAGCATCGACGGCGAGAATGCAGGAGCCCTCACACACATTGAAGCCCAGAATAAGATCCGGGCCTGCGGGGAGCGCCTCAGCCTGGGGCTCAGCAG GGCCCAGCCTGCACAGAGTAAACAGCAGAAG GCCCTGGCCCCTGCCGCGGAACCCCCGCGGTACACTTTTGCTCCCAGTGCCTCCCTCAACAAGACGGCCCGGCCCTTCGGGGCGCCCCCACCAGCTGACAACGCCCCGCAGCAGAATGG ACAGCCGCTCCGGCCGCTGGTCCCCGATGCCAGCAAGCAGCGGCTGATGGAGAACACGGAGGACTGGCGGCCGAGGCCAGGGACAGGCCAGTCACGTTCCTTTCGCATCCTTGCCCACCTCACGGGCACCGAGTTCA TGCAAGACCCGGATGAGGAGCAACTGAAGATGTCAAG ggaaaagtatgtcctggagctgcaGAGCCCACGCTACACCCGCCTCCGGGACTGGCACCACCAGCGCTCTGCCCACATGTTCAACGTGCAGTCCTAG